A stretch of the Campylobacter sp. 19-13652 genome encodes the following:
- the napG gene encoding ferredoxin-type protein NapG gives MTRRKALLTAIKFSALSLSGAVLWKVSTQANDRLLLRPPGALSEDEFISSCIRCGLCVEACPFNTLKLAEAGDGLGAGLPYFTPRSQPCKMCPSIPCTAACPTKALDLNLMKNKNDKADIALAKMGVAVVDTLNCIAFWGISCDACYRACPLIDKALKVEHRRNERTGKHALLLPVVDNALCTGCGMCEHACITQKPSITVLPQSAVLGKVNDTYVKGWDEQDQKRVNEKNAQSISKHKGAQDYLNSGDEL, from the coding sequence ATGACAAGGCGAAAGGCTCTTTTAACGGCGATTAAATTTAGCGCACTAAGTCTAAGTGGAGCTGTGCTATGGAAAGTAAGCACACAGGCTAACGATAGATTATTGTTGCGTCCGCCAGGAGCCTTGAGTGAAGATGAGTTTATTTCTAGTTGCATTAGATGTGGACTGTGTGTCGAGGCTTGCCCTTTTAATACACTAAAGCTAGCAGAGGCTGGAGATGGGTTAGGGGCTGGACTACCCTATTTTACCCCACGTAGCCAACCTTGCAAGATGTGTCCTAGCATACCTTGCACCGCCGCTTGTCCAACGAAGGCGCTGGATTTAAATTTAATGAAAAATAAAAACGACAAAGCCGACATAGCACTGGCTAAAATGGGTGTTGCCGTAGTTGACACCCTAAATTGTATAGCATTCTGGGGGATTAGCTGCGACGCTTGCTATAGGGCTTGCCCATTAATAGACAAAGCGCTAAAAGTCGAGCATAGGCGAAATGAGCGCACTGGCAAACACGCACTTTTGCTACCAGTAGTGGATAATGCGCTTTGCACGGGCTGCGGTATGTGCGAGCATGCATGCATCACCCAAAAGCCCTCAATCACGGTGCTACCGCAAAGCGCAGTCCTAGGCAAGGTAAATGATACCTATGTCAAGGGCTGGGATGAGCAAGATCAAAAAAGGGTCAATGAAAAAAATGCGCAAAGCATATCAAAGCATAAGGGTGCACAGGATTATCTAAACAGCGGAGATGAGCTATGA
- the recR gene encoding recombination mediator RecR, with translation MKGLERFDALVEAFSALPGVGKKSAMRFAYFVTMSDSFAGMRLASAIDDAIRLTVRCKQCGGLSEHELCEICSDQNRNSDTICVVENAKDILILEQSGAYEGLYFVLNEMSEQAVSKLADMASVIGAKEVIFAFTPGLSADAIMFYIEDRLSNLGLKFSKIAQGVPTGVSLENIDTLSLLKAMQDRMKA, from the coding sequence ATGAAAGGGCTTGAGAGGTTTGACGCCCTTGTGGAGGCGTTTTCGGCATTGCCAGGAGTGGGTAAAAAGTCTGCTATGCGATTTGCATATTTTGTTACCATGTCAGATAGCTTTGCTGGTATGAGGCTAGCTAGCGCTATTGATGATGCTATTAGACTTACTGTGCGTTGTAAGCAGTGCGGTGGGCTAAGCGAGCATGAGCTTTGCGAGATCTGCTCAGACCAAAATCGCAATAGCGATACTATATGCGTAGTTGAAAATGCAAAAGATATACTTATATTGGAGCAAAGTGGGGCGTATGAGGGGCTTTATTTTGTGCTTAATGAGATGAGTGAGCAAGCAGTCTCTAAGCTAGCTGATATGGCTAGTGTTATAGGTGCTAAGGAGGTGATATTTGCGTTTACACCAGGACTTAGCGCTGATGCGATAATGTTTTATATAGAGGATAGACTTAGTAATTTGGGGCTTAAGTTTAGCAAAATAGCTCAAGGTGTGCCTACTGGAGTGAGCCTTGAAAACATCGATACCCTTTCTCTTTTAAAGGCTATGCAAGATAGAATGAAAGCTTAA
- the napH gene encoding quinol dehydrogenase ferredoxin subunit NapH has protein sequence MSRYKFSLIRLAFKFILFAFLIAAANGSFRGVLAGDLSSSLLFSTVPLSDPFAVLSLAFAGANLGASAVLGAVIVAAFYAIIAPRAFCAWVCPVGLITELTAKIRRKLKLNESGILNIKRTSRYYILASVLLLSAIFSVPVFESVSFIGVVQRGLIFGGFAWLGVAFLIVVFELFILPNGTCGHICPLGAFYSILSTASIFRIKHHEHFCTYCSECERVCPEKQVLSIIGEKSGFVKSSECISCGLCIDACEENALEFSIKNLRRKNEN, from the coding sequence ATGAGTAGGTATAAATTTAGCCTAATCAGACTGGCTTTTAAATTTATATTATTTGCCTTTTTGATAGCTGCGGCAAATGGCTCATTTAGGGGTGTTTTAGCAGGAGATTTATCAAGCTCGCTGCTTTTTAGCACCGTACCACTAAGTGATCCTTTTGCAGTGCTTAGCCTAGCTTTTGCTGGGGCAAATCTCGGAGCTAGCGCAGTACTTGGAGCTGTTATCGTAGCGGCTTTTTATGCCATTATAGCCCCTAGGGCATTTTGCGCTTGGGTCTGCCCTGTGGGGCTAATCACAGAGCTAACCGCCAAAATAAGGCGCAAGCTTAAGCTCAATGAAAGCGGAATACTAAATATAAAACGCACAAGCAGGTACTATATCCTAGCGAGCGTTTTGCTACTTTCAGCTATATTTAGCGTGCCAGTTTTTGAGAGCGTGAGCTTTATAGGAGTGGTGCAAAGAGGGCTTATTTTTGGCGGCTTTGCGTGGCTTGGAGTGGCTTTTTTAATAGTCGTATTTGAGCTATTTATCCTACCAAATGGTACCTGTGGGCACATCTGTCCACTCGGAGCGTTTTACTCGATTTTAAGCACGGCTTCAATTTTTAGAATAAAACACCACGAGCATTTTTGCACTTACTGCTCAGAGTGCGAAAGAGTCTGCCCAGAAAAGCAAGTCCTAAGCATCATAGGTGAAAAAAGTGGCTTTGTAAAAAGCAGTGAGTGCATAAGTTGTGGGCTATGTATAGACGCCTGCGAAGAGAATGCACTTGAGTTTAGTATCAAAAATTTAAGGAGAAAAAATGAAAATTAA
- a CDS encoding response regulator transcription factor: protein MINVLMIEDDPEFAQILSEYLDNFNIKITNFEDPYLGLSAGIKNYDLLILDLTLPGIDGLEVCKEIRSKYDIPIIISSARSDISDKVVGLQIGADDYLPKPYDPKEMYARIMSLIRRYKKSSEMQEEVLDSAFRIDEKRHEIYFNNEALILTPAEYEILSYLIKQHSFSVSREQLVYNCKSLKDKDSKSLDVIIGRLRSKIGDSSKAPRHIFSVRGIGYKLIG, encoded by the coding sequence ATGATAAATGTACTGATGATTGAGGACGATCCTGAGTTTGCACAAATACTATCTGAGTATCTGGATAACTTTAACATTAAAATAACAAATTTCGAAGATCCATACCTAGGACTAAGTGCTGGAATTAAAAATTATGATTTACTTATTCTAGATCTTACTTTGCCGGGCATTGATGGACTTGAAGTTTGCAAAGAAATTCGCTCAAAATACGACATACCTATCATCATAAGCTCAGCTCGAAGCGACATAAGTGATAAGGTAGTGGGTCTGCAAATAGGTGCTGATGACTATTTACCAAAGCCATACGATCCAAAAGAGATGTACGCACGCATAATGAGCCTAATCCGTCGCTATAAAAAAAGTAGCGAAATGCAAGAAGAGGTGCTTGATAGTGCATTTAGAATAGACGAAAAGCGCCATGAGATATATTTTAACAACGAGGCTTTAATCTTAACCCCAGCTGAATATGAAATTTTAAGCTATCTTATAAAGCAGCATAGTTTTTCAGTATCACGCGAACAGCTTGTGTATAACTGCAAAAGCCTAAAGGATAAAGACAGCAAGAGCCTAGACGTGATAATAGGCAGGCTACGCTCAAAAATAGGCGATAGCTCAAAAGCTCCACGTCATATATTTTCTGTACGTGGAATAGGCTATAAGCTAATCGGTTAA
- the napA gene encoding nitrate reductase catalytic subunit NapA codes for MQRRDFIKSAAAAAACGAAGLSMPASLAADESANSNWRWDKAPCRFCGTGCGIMLATKDGKIVAVKGDPDAPVNRGLNCIKGYFNAKIMYGADRLTQPLLRVNEKGEFDKKGKFKPISWQAAFDIMEKKFKEAYNELGVTGIGVFGSGQYTIPEGYIASKLIKAGFRSNNIDPNARHCMASAVAGFMQTFGIDEPAGCYDDIELTDTVVTWGANMAEMHPILWSRVSDRKLSNPDKVKVINLSTYSTRTSNIADIEIIFAPQTDLAIWNYIARELVYNHPELIDEKFVKAHCVFSTGPVDIGYGMREDASKGKFRQSELDTVEKQNKKILSEREGVTLAYLGLKAGDTLENKNQNSAGKHWEISYDEFKKALAPYTLDFVAQLAKGDPNEDINEFKQKLEALAALYIEQNRKVVSFWTMGFNQHQRGTWVNEQAYMVHFLLGKQSKPGNGAFSLTGQPSACGTAREVGTFAHRLPADMVVANPKHRAETERIWNLPAGTINPVVGSHYTKMMRDMENGKIKWAWVQVNNPWQNTANANHWIKAAREMDNFIVVSDAYPGISAKVADLILPSAMIYEKWGAYGNAERRTQHWRQQVLPVGEAMSDTWQMLEFAKRFKLKEVWGEKKVNDKVSLPNVLDEAVKMGYSPEDTLYDVLFANKKAKNFSANDPIIAGFDNSEVFGDSRNVKGSDGEEFKGYGFFVQKYLWEEYREFGTGHGHDLADFDTYHHVRGLRWPVVNGKETKWRFNTEFDPYAKKANPNGDFAFYGNKAASLAQGDLKGITQKESKSIANKGKIFFRPYMDPCEMPSSEYPLWLCTGRVLEHWHSGTMTMRVPELYRAVPEALCYMNESDAEKIGVAQNDLVWVESRRGKVKARVDLNGRNKPASGLVYVPWFDEKVFINKVTLDATCPISKQTDFKKCAVKVYKA; via the coding sequence ATGCAACGACGAGATTTTATCAAATCAGCTGCTGCAGCTGCTGCGTGTGGTGCAGCTGGGCTTAGCATGCCAGCTAGTCTAGCTGCAGACGAATCAGCTAATAGCAACTGGCGCTGGGACAAAGCTCCATGCCGTTTTTGCGGTACTGGATGTGGGATTATGCTGGCTACTAAAGATGGCAAAATAGTCGCAGTCAAGGGCGATCCAGACGCACCAGTAAACCGCGGACTAAACTGCATTAAAGGTTATTTTAACGCTAAAATAATGTACGGAGCAGATCGTCTTACGCAGCCACTTTTGCGCGTAAACGAAAAGGGTGAGTTTGATAAAAAGGGTAAATTTAAGCCTATCTCGTGGCAAGCAGCCTTTGATATAATGGAGAAAAAATTTAAAGAGGCCTACAACGAACTAGGCGTAACTGGCATAGGCGTATTTGGCTCAGGACAGTACACTATACCTGAGGGCTATATAGCCAGCAAGCTTATAAAAGCTGGCTTTAGAAGCAACAACATAGACCCAAATGCGCGCCACTGTATGGCTTCGGCTGTGGCTGGATTTATGCAGACTTTTGGCATCGATGAACCAGCTGGCTGCTATGATGACATAGAGCTAACTGACACCGTAGTAACATGGGGTGCAAACATGGCAGAAATGCATCCAATCCTTTGGTCAAGGGTAAGCGATAGAAAGCTAAGCAATCCAGATAAAGTAAAAGTCATAAATTTAAGCACCTACTCAACGCGCACCTCAAATATCGCCGATATAGAGATCATTTTCGCTCCGCAAACTGACCTAGCCATCTGGAACTACATCGCACGCGAGCTAGTCTATAACCACCCTGAGCTAATCGATGAAAAATTTGTAAAAGCCCACTGCGTATTTAGCACAGGTCCAGTTGATATAGGATATGGCATGAGAGAGGACGCCAGCAAGGGCAAATTCCGCCAAAGTGAGCTAGACACCGTCGAAAAGCAAAACAAAAAAATTCTAAGCGAGCGTGAGGGCGTAACGCTAGCATATCTAGGGCTAAAAGCAGGTGATACACTAGAAAATAAAAACCAAAATAGCGCTGGCAAACACTGGGAAATAAGCTATGATGAGTTTAAAAAGGCTCTTGCGCCTTATACTCTTGATTTTGTAGCACAGCTTGCAAAAGGCGATCCAAACGAGGACATTAATGAATTTAAGCAAAAGCTAGAAGCCCTAGCTGCTCTTTATATCGAGCAAAACCGCAAAGTCGTAAGCTTTTGGACTATGGGCTTTAACCAGCACCAGCGCGGCACATGGGTAAATGAGCAAGCTTACATGGTGCATTTCTTGCTTGGCAAGCAGTCTAAGCCAGGTAATGGGGCTTTTTCTCTCACAGGTCAGCCAAGCGCGTGCGGAACGGCTAGAGAGGTCGGCACATTCGCCCACCGCCTACCAGCCGATATGGTCGTGGCAAATCCAAAACACAGAGCCGAGACAGAGCGAATTTGGAACCTGCCAGCTGGCACCATAAACCCAGTCGTAGGTAGCCACTACACCAAGATGATGAGAGACATGGAAAATGGCAAGATAAAATGGGCGTGGGTGCAGGTAAATAACCCGTGGCAAAACACCGCAAACGCCAACCACTGGATAAAAGCAGCTCGTGAGATGGATAACTTCATCGTAGTCTCCGACGCATATCCAGGTATCTCGGCAAAAGTCGCCGATCTAATCCTGCCAAGTGCAATGATATATGAAAAATGGGGCGCATATGGCAACGCCGAACGCCGCACCCAGCACTGGCGCCAGCAGGTGCTACCAGTTGGCGAGGCGATGAGCGATACATGGCAGATGCTTGAGTTTGCAAAACGCTTTAAGCTAAAAGAGGTCTGGGGTGAGAAAAAAGTAAACGATAAAGTATCCCTACCAAACGTCCTAGATGAAGCGGTAAAAATGGGCTACTCGCCTGAAGATACACTATATGATGTGCTTTTTGCAAATAAAAAGGCTAAGAATTTTAGCGCAAATGACCCTATTATAGCTGGCTTTGATAACTCTGAAGTCTTTGGCGATAGCCGAAATGTAAAAGGTAGTGACGGAGAGGAATTTAAAGGATACGGCTTTTTCGTGCAAAAATATCTATGGGAAGAGTATAGAGAGTTCGGTACTGGGCACGGACACGATTTAGCCGACTTTGACACATATCATCACGTACGCGGCTTAAGATGGCCTGTGGTAAATGGCAAGGAAACAAAATGGCGCTTTAATACCGAATTTGACCCATATGCCAAAAAGGCAAACCCAAATGGGGATTTTGCATTTTACGGCAATAAAGCTGCTAGCCTAGCGCAGGGAGATTTAAAGGGCATTACGCAAAAAGAGAGCAAATCAATCGCAAATAAAGGCAAGATATTTTTCCGCCCGTATATGGATCCTTGCGAAATGCCAAGTAGCGAATACCCACTATGGCTATGTACTGGGCGCGTGCTAGAGCACTGGCATAGCGGCACCATGACTATGCGTGTACCTGAGCTTTATCGCGCTGTACCTGAAGCGCTTTGCTATATGAATGAAAGCGACGCTGAAAAAATAGGCGTAGCACAAAACGACCTAGTCTGGGTAGAAAGCCGCCGAGGCAAGGTAAAAGCGCGCGTTGATCTAAACGGACGAAATAAGCCAGCCAGCGGACTTGTGTATGTACCGTGGTTTGATGAGAAGGTGTTTATAAACAAAGTAACACTTGACGCCACCTGCCCTATCAGTAAGCAAACAGACTTTAAAAAATGCGCTGTTAAGGTATACAAGGCTTAA
- the dnaJ gene encoding molecular chaperone DnaJ, with amino-acid sequence MELDYYEVLEITKTADNETIKKAYRRLALKYHPDRNAGDKEAEDKFKLVNEAYQVLSDENKRSIYDRHGKAGLDGGLGGGFDFDIGDIFSSFFGESFGGRSRRRGNGEKYPLDLEIGLSIDFHEAAFGCEKEVEYTKKVPCHTCDGTGSKDGKKSTCHHCGGSGRITQSNGFMSIVQECPYCNGTGEIIKDKCPTCSGLGYEEERHSLKVNIPEGIDSGMRLRISGKGNVGKSGNTGELYVVVEVREDEHFIRHNNDVYVEIPVFFTQAALGESISVPTLRGKTELKLPVGTVDKQRFVFEKEGIKSVNSSRIGNLIVQVSVQMPNKLSQEQEELLKKLQDSFGIKGGEAAEECKGIFDKIKAWLKSE; translated from the coding sequence ATGGAATTAGACTATTATGAAGTGTTGGAGATAACAAAAACCGCCGATAATGAGACGATAAAAAAAGCCTACAGGAGACTTGCGCTAAAGTACCATCCAGATAGAAATGCGGGTGATAAAGAAGCGGAGGATAAATTTAAATTAGTAAATGAAGCCTACCAGGTTTTAAGCGATGAAAATAAACGAAGTATATATGATAGACATGGCAAGGCAGGGCTTGATGGCGGACTTGGCGGAGGATTTGACTTTGATATCGGGGATATTTTTAGCTCATTTTTTGGAGAGAGCTTTGGTGGTAGAAGCAGGAGGCGAGGTAACGGCGAAAAGTACCCACTAGACTTAGAAATAGGGCTATCCATAGACTTTCACGAGGCTGCATTTGGTTGCGAAAAAGAGGTAGAATACACCAAAAAAGTACCATGCCATACCTGCGACGGCACAGGTAGCAAAGACGGCAAAAAATCAACCTGTCATCACTGCGGTGGAAGCGGGCGCATAACACAAAGCAATGGCTTTATGTCAATAGTGCAAGAATGCCCATACTGCAATGGTACTGGCGAGATAATAAAGGATAAATGCCCTACCTGTTCTGGGCTTGGGTATGAGGAGGAGCGCCATAGCCTTAAGGTAAATATACCAGAGGGCATCGATAGCGGCATGAGACTGCGTATAAGCGGCAAAGGAAATGTCGGTAAAAGTGGCAACACTGGCGAGCTTTACGTGGTTGTGGAGGTGCGAGAGGATGAGCATTTTATAAGGCACAATAATGATGTTTACGTGGAAATTCCAGTATTTTTCACACAAGCGGCACTGGGAGAAAGTATAAGTGTTCCGACGTTACGTGGTAAAACTGAGCTTAAACTACCTGTTGGCACTGTGGATAAGCAGAGATTTGTCTTTGAAAAAGAGGGGATAAAGTCTGTAAATTCATCACGCATAGGCAATTTAATCGTGCAAGTATCAGTGCAAATGCCTAACAAGTTAAGTCAAGAACAAGAGGAGCTGCTAAAAAAACTGCAGGATAGCTTTGGAATAAAGGGTGGCGAAGCTGCTGAGGAGTGTAAGGGAATATTTGATAAGATAAAGGCTTGGCTTAAATCTGAATAA
- a CDS encoding chaperone NapD, which produces MNISSVVVYLKNKSMLNNVTNELLKLQDIEIITSQDDKIVAIIQSRDVDTEIAVFRHIEALYGVLSVAMIYSYQEELEEDIKKLNKTIKANNIAYILARDDVDANEIRYGGEVPIK; this is translated from the coding sequence ATGAATATTTCAAGCGTCGTAGTATATCTAAAAAACAAAAGCATGCTTAATAATGTAACAAATGAGCTTTTAAAATTGCAAGACATTGAGATAATAACCAGCCAAGATGATAAGATAGTAGCAATCATACAAAGTAGAGACGTAGACACTGAAATAGCTGTATTTAGGCACATAGAAGCACTTTATGGGGTACTAAGTGTAGCAATGATTTACAGCTATCAAGAGGAGCTAGAGGAGGATATTAAAAAGCTAAATAAAACCATAAAAGCAAACAATATAGCCTATATTCTAGCTCGGGATGACGTAGACGCAAACGAGATAAGATATGGCGGAGAAGTACCTATTAAATAG
- a CDS encoding ArsS family sensor histidine kinase, with amino-acid sequence MRYSITTKTTIIFAIAFSVVCLLFFTFVSIQSDKAMEKLYEKQVSTINYLLGLYEKGNPPQNLRRYFSNFGFEYVEDETLALDVIKKGESIFKKRTPIGEVQSLSYKKELYLQIQNPSFGILLESHENKNVNDPLLFGFLFISILLISMYISVLKSLLPLRRLSKDIRQFASGNIDMSLYKDSEMDSQDEISNVAREFDNAIAKIRELIRSRQLFLRAIMHELKTPIGKGRIVSEMIDNQTQKDRLIAIFERLDLLINEFSKIEQLLSKSYALDYKECHISLIVEQVSDMLMLDKFSEKVNVDIVDDAILSVDFSLFCLALKNLIDNALKYATDHCASVSCYNDRLVVSNRGTPLTYNIEHYLEAFVRGSSNEIKEAKAGLGLGLYIINQICIMHKFKLDYEYSDQKHNFIIYFGGVA; translated from the coding sequence TTGCGTTACTCAATAACAACCAAAACCACTATAATATTTGCCATAGCTTTTAGTGTGGTTTGTCTGCTGTTTTTTACCTTTGTAAGCATACAATCAGACAAAGCTATGGAAAAGCTCTATGAAAAGCAGGTAAGTACTATAAATTACCTGCTTGGACTTTATGAAAAGGGAAATCCTCCGCAAAATTTACGTAGGTATTTTAGTAATTTTGGCTTTGAGTACGTTGAGGACGAGACTTTAGCACTTGATGTGATAAAAAAGGGCGAAAGCATCTTTAAAAAGCGTACCCCTATCGGTGAAGTGCAGTCTTTATCCTATAAAAAAGAGCTATATTTACAGATTCAAAACCCATCTTTTGGAATTTTGCTAGAAAGCCATGAGAATAAAAACGTAAACGATCCACTTCTTTTTGGATTTTTGTTTATTTCGATTTTGCTTATTTCTATGTATATCTCTGTGCTTAAAAGCCTGCTTCCTCTGCGTAGGCTAAGCAAAGACATAAGGCAGTTTGCTAGCGGAAATATAGACATGAGCCTATATAAAGACTCTGAAATGGATTCTCAAGATGAGATAAGCAATGTCGCAAGAGAATTTGATAACGCTATAGCCAAAATTAGAGAGCTTATCCGCTCTAGGCAACTTTTTTTACGTGCTATTATGCATGAACTAAAAACACCTATAGGCAAAGGGCGCATAGTCTCTGAGATGATAGATAATCAAACTCAAAAAGATAGACTAATAGCAATTTTTGAGCGACTTGATCTGCTTATAAATGAATTTAGTAAAATCGAGCAGCTTCTATCAAAAAGCTACGCATTAGATTATAAGGAGTGCCACATATCGCTCATTGTAGAGCAGGTCTCTGATATGCTTATGCTTGATAAATTTAGCGAAAAAGTGAACGTAGATATTGTAGATGACGCTATTTTAAGTGTTGATTTTAGTCTGTTTTGTCTTGCGCTTAAAAATTTAATAGACAACGCCCTAAAATACGCCACAGACCACTGCGCCAGTGTATCTTGCTACAACGACAGGCTTGTCGTTTCAAACAGAGGAACTCCTCTTACTTATAATATTGAGCATTATCTTGAGGCATTTGTACGCGGAAGCTCAAATGAGATAAAAGAGGCAAAAGCTGGGCTTGGATTAGGACTTTATATCATTAATCAAATTTGCATTATGCATAAATTTAAACTAGACTATGAATACAGCGACCAAAAGCATAACTTTATCATATATTTTGGTGGCGTAGCATGA
- a CDS encoding major outer membrane protein, whose translation MKIAKISIAALVALSALAQTASATPLEEAIKDVDFSGFARYRYTYDNKKPSNADRIKNNAARNEFKFIGNFKAKFDDNFFGVLGLRYLSKDGSGTQSDATNTTQPFTVKQFYLGYKINNTTVQAGKQIIKTFFTDDLVGTGVVAYNTDVDGLTISAFAFDALAIDTDYDGNLIPKLTQYNMGTNVYGLGLAGNFDPVAFQLWLANMPHTATLVGTELKVNAPIADDVKLGVQAQYVSNFMNNEMATKTPYKDARFYAVKANADFFGANLNAGYINFRADEGGTGFVTLEDNGDLINPAKILNSSMGGTGNTQYYNNLKDTNHFWFVGAGYKFDKYALTANYIDGKGYSYGLNTAKAKRKEANVSASYAYSKKLKFSGFFATAKDKKDGNSYKQNRIRFETKYSF comes from the coding sequence ATGAAGATTGCTAAAATTTCTATAGCTGCTTTAGTTGCACTTTCTGCACTAGCGCAAACAGCATCTGCTACACCGCTTGAAGAGGCGATTAAAGATGTTGATTTTTCAGGCTTTGCGAGATATAGGTACACATATGATAACAAAAAGCCTTCCAATGCAGATAGAATAAAAAATAACGCCGCAAGAAATGAGTTTAAATTTATCGGCAATTTTAAAGCAAAATTCGATGATAATTTCTTTGGTGTTTTAGGGCTTCGTTATCTATCTAAAGATGGCTCTGGTACACAAAGCGATGCCACAAACACAACTCAACCTTTCACAGTTAAACAATTTTATCTAGGATACAAGATAAATAACACAACAGTTCAAGCTGGTAAACAAATCATAAAAACTTTCTTTACTGATGATTTAGTTGGCACTGGTGTGGTAGCTTATAATACAGATGTGGACGGATTAACAATATCAGCTTTTGCCTTTGATGCACTTGCAATTGATACAGATTATGATGGAAATTTAATCCCTAAACTAACACAATATAATATGGGAACCAATGTATATGGTTTAGGCTTGGCTGGTAATTTTGATCCAGTTGCATTCCAACTATGGCTAGCAAATATGCCTCATACTGCTACACTAGTAGGCACAGAGCTAAAAGTAAACGCACCTATAGCAGATGACGTAAAACTAGGTGTTCAAGCACAATATGTAAGCAATTTTATGAATAATGAAATGGCCACAAAAACACCATACAAAGACGCTCGCTTTTATGCGGTTAAGGCTAACGCTGATTTCTTTGGAGCTAACCTAAATGCTGGATATATAAACTTTAGAGCAGATGAAGGTGGTACAGGCTTTGTGACACTAGAAGACAATGGCGATTTAATAAATCCAGCAAAAATTCTAAATAGCTCAATGGGTGGCACAGGAAATACTCAATATTACAATAACCTAAAAGATACCAACCATTTCTGGTTTGTTGGAGCCGGATATAAATTTGACAAATACGCACTAACAGCTAATTATATCGATGGCAAAGGCTATTCTTATGGGTTAAACACAGCAAAAGCAAAAAGAAAAGAAGCTAATGTAAGCGCAAGCTATGCTTATAGTAAAAAACTTAAATTCTCTGGCTTCTTTGCTACTGCTAAAGACAAAAAAGATGGCAATAGCTACAAGCAAAATCGTATAAGATTTGAGACTAAATACTCATTTTAA
- a CDS encoding nitrate reductase cytochrome c-type subunit, whose protein sequence is MKIKFIATLAFVAAVFIACASSQNTPTNTSKNGIDDTQIGLRNVALENEKDLNLPEINWSKASAGESQRYERSYENAPPLIPHDIEGLVPITKESNACIDCHMPEFAKDVGATPIPKSHLIDLRTGKDLGGKLSEARFNCTQCHVPQANTKPLVENSFKPDFRKGSSKNSSNLMQVINEGVK, encoded by the coding sequence ATGAAAATTAAATTTATAGCTACACTAGCATTTGTAGCTGCGGTATTTATAGCGTGTGCGTCTAGTCAGAATACGCCAACTAACACTAGCAAAAACGGTATAGACGATACACAAATAGGGCTTAGAAATGTGGCATTAGAGAATGAAAAAGACCTAAATTTACCAGAAATAAACTGGAGCAAGGCAAGTGCAGGAGAGAGCCAAAGGTATGAGCGCTCATACGAAAACGCCCCACCTTTAATCCCGCATGATATAGAGGGCTTAGTGCCGATTACAAAAGAGAGCAACGCCTGCATAGACTGCCATATGCCTGAGTTTGCCAAAGACGTGGGCGCTACACCTATCCCAAAATCGCACCTAATCGACCTACGCACTGGCAAAGATCTAGGCGGCAAACTAAGCGAAGCGCGCTTTAACTGCACTCAGTGTCACGTACCTCAAGCAAATACAAAGCCATTGGTGGAAAATAGCTTTAAGCCTGATTTTAGAAAAGGCAGCAGTAAGAATAGTTCAAATTTAATGCAAGTTATAAACGAAGGTGTAAAATAA